From one Ignavibacteriales bacterium genomic stretch:
- a CDS encoding T9SS type A sorting domain-containing protein → MKKLLLIMFSAFTFVAAQQLSLTQDTISTKSSFNSKQFFLKDQQGKIHLVYTGQTKSSLSAKEIYYAVEEADTFSTINLTDNKIEENFPCLSFDKNDNVHITFLSRDTSRNFQIKYTNNTKGHFAEPISITSDRINKAEPVSVVSPDSIVHIVYFTNTYSENKIFYLQYNLKTNIVANPVLLGAGDPSGENDLAIVLDKKGRVHIVFKAGNSKAGGLKYFSNLKGTLKEYDLEIERKIISPKIVVDRFNAIFILYKDAEDNRLYLINNFAGHFNDLIAVTPSNQNPEYFNNFSVDERERFYFVYQSSDSLSGVAFYLVHGTGKEFCHPIKIQGLNNPEIYGNSAGIIGSGNGQISILLSISGGRNYKTVADLILRKGYLFSNAQFKVERDSLIFHSARIGDTSYVRFNVKNPGTGILKLFSADMLDPAFSTEPTDTIYIKPDSTKSIRVYFHPSDTLKSTTVLKFNTNCINAKLLKVHLAGKGLGVPKLFFQKDTLIFIEEKNFIDSVLIINKGIAPLKIDSVKHTSRFKFNVSPQKVEIKPQDSVYLSISLDHTSESIVEHFIDSLLVYSNDPHNPISKFILHSKQDILSLDEDEVKSELYQLQQNYPNPFNPQTTISFTISNQAHVTLRVFDALAREIATLVDENLSAGVHNVLFNGEQLSTGVYYYKLQVKSNEKNHPDYLEVRKMILVK, encoded by the coding sequence ATGAAAAAACTTTTACTGATTATGTTTTCAGCCTTCACTTTTGTTGCAGCGCAGCAGTTAAGTTTAACACAAGATACTATTTCCACTAAATCTTCTTTCAACAGCAAACAATTTTTTCTAAAGGATCAGCAAGGTAAAATCCATTTAGTTTATACTGGTCAAACTAAGTCTTCTTTAAGTGCAAAAGAAATTTATTATGCAGTTGAAGAAGCCGATACATTTAGTACAATAAATCTTACCGATAATAAAATTGAGGAGAATTTTCCTTGTCTATCCTTTGATAAAAACGATAATGTTCATATTACTTTTTTAAGCAGGGATACTTCCCGAAATTTTCAAATCAAATATACGAACAATACTAAGGGACATTTTGCCGAACCAATTTCCATTACTTCTGATAGAATAAACAAAGCAGAACCTGTAAGCGTAGTTAGTCCGGATAGCATTGTTCATATAGTTTATTTTACCAATACTTATTCGGAAAACAAAATATTTTATCTACAATACAATCTTAAAACCAATATAGTTGCAAACCCGGTGTTACTGGGAGCAGGTGATCCTTCAGGTGAAAATGATTTAGCAATAGTACTTGATAAAAAGGGAAGAGTTCACATAGTGTTTAAAGCAGGCAATTCCAAAGCCGGCGGGCTGAAATATTTTTCTAACTTGAAAGGAACACTTAAGGAATACGATCTTGAAATTGAGCGAAAAATTATATCGCCTAAAATTGTAGTTGATCGCTTCAATGCGATTTTCATCCTTTATAAAGATGCTGAAGACAACCGGCTTTATTTAATTAACAATTTTGCCGGACACTTTAATGATCTAATAGCCGTTACACCCTCTAATCAAAATCCAGAATACTTCAATAATTTTTCTGTGGATGAAAGAGAACGATTCTATTTTGTTTATCAATCATCGGATTCATTAAGCGGTGTCGCTTTTTATCTTGTTCATGGAACAGGGAAAGAATTTTGTCATCCAATTAAAATACAAGGATTGAATAACCCGGAAATTTATGGTAACTCTGCCGGTATAATTGGTTCTGGTAATGGTCAAATATCAATTCTTCTTTCAATAAGTGGAGGTAGAAATTACAAAACCGTTGCCGACTTGATTCTAAGAAAAGGATATTTGTTTAGCAATGCACAATTTAAAGTTGAAAGAGATTCCTTGATTTTTCATTCAGCAAGAATTGGGGACACTTCCTACGTTCGCTTTAATGTAAAAAATCCTGGAACCGGAATACTAAAATTATTTTCAGCGGATATGTTGGATCCGGCATTTAGCACAGAACCAACAGACACGATTTACATTAAACCAGATTCAACAAAATCAATTCGGGTTTATTTTCATCCATCGGATACTTTAAAATCCACTACAGTACTTAAGTTTAATACTAATTGTATAAATGCCAAATTATTAAAAGTACATCTTGCCGGAAAAGGATTAGGCGTTCCAAAATTATTTTTCCAGAAAGACACATTGATTTTTATTGAAGAAAAGAATTTTATTGATTCCGTTCTAATTATTAATAAAGGAATTGCTCCGCTTAAAATTGATTCAGTAAAACACACTTCCAGATTTAAATTTAATGTTAGTCCGCAAAAGGTTGAAATAAAACCACAGGACTCGGTTTATCTAAGTATTAGTTTGGACCATACTTCTGAAAGTATTGTAGAACATTTTATTGATTCTCTTTTAGTTTATTCAAACGATCCGCACAATCCAATAAGCAAGTTTATTCTTCATAGTAAACAAGATATTTTAAGTTTAGATGAGGACGAAGTTAAAAGCGAGCTTTACCAACTTCAACAGAATTATCCTAATCCGTTCAATCCACAAACAACAATTTCATTTACAATTTCAAATCAGGCACACGTTACCTTGCGTGTATTTGATGCTCTTGCCAGGGAAATAGCTACTCTTGTTGATGAGAATCTGTCCGCAGGGGTGCATAATGTTCTTTTCAATGGTGAGCAGCTTTCTACCGGGGTTTATTATTACAAACTGCAGGTTAAAAGTAATGAAAAGAATCATCCGGATTATTTAGAAGTCCGCAAGATGATACTTGTAAAGTAA
- a CDS encoding alpha/beta hydrolase, with translation MKLSNNLLIVEWGDKKKLPVIFVHGFPYDHQMWQNQLKHLENSFYCVSYDIRGLGESLPGDKEFIMELLVDDLFKIIKELNLDKPVICGHSMGGYICLRAIERDQSSFRGLILCDTKSTADDETVKQKRLNGIKQIDVEGVEKFCEDTVPNTFADTTLAEDREVYDEVLARAKRSNPVGVKGSLMAMLSRTDTTPFLEKIIIPTLLLCGAFDKLTPPPVMREMHKEIKDSEFAIAPRAGHMSPVENPDFVNDVIEGFLKRRII, from the coding sequence ATGAAATTATCAAATAATTTGTTAATTGTCGAGTGGGGAGACAAAAAAAAATTGCCTGTCATTTTTGTCCACGGGTTTCCATATGACCACCAAATGTGGCAAAATCAGCTAAAACATCTCGAAAACTCATTTTATTGCGTTTCTTACGATATCCGTGGGTTGGGTGAAAGCCTTCCGGGAGATAAAGAATTTATAATGGAATTACTTGTTGACGACCTGTTTAAAATAATTAAAGAACTCAATCTTGATAAGCCGGTAATCTGCGGACATTCCATGGGTGGATATATTTGTCTGCGGGCAATTGAAAGAGATCAATCCAGTTTTAGAGGTTTGATTTTGTGCGATACCAAATCAACTGCTGATGATGAAACAGTAAAACAAAAACGTTTAAACGGAATTAAGCAAATTGATGTTGAAGGAGTTGAAAAATTTTGTGAAGATACAGTCCCTAACACTTTTGCAGATACAACCCTTGCTGAAGACCGGGAAGTTTATGATGAAGTATTAGCAAGAGCAAAAAGATCTAATCCGGTTGGTGTAAAAGGCAGCTTGATGGCTATGCTTAGCAGAACAGATACAACACCATTTTTAGAAAAGATTATTATTCCAACTTTACTTTTGTGCGGCGCTTTCGATAAATTAACTCCACCGCCTGTTATGCGGGAAATGCACAAAGAGATTAAAGATTCTGAATTTGCAATCGCTCCCAGGGCGGGACATATGAGTCCAGTAGAAAATCCTGATTTTGTAAATGATGTAATTGAAGGATTTTTGAAGAGAAGGATAATATAA
- a CDS encoding 8-oxo-dGTP diphosphatase encodes MKLATLCYVRNNGKTLMIHRVKKENDYHQGKWNGLGGKFENGESPEDCVIREIKEEAGLDIQSPYLHGFLTFPMFDGIDDWYVFVYTADKFEGELIDSNEGNLAWIPNDELTKLNLWDGDQIFLPWLFQDKFFSAKFNYENGKMKDYSVTFH; translated from the coding sequence ATGAAACTGGCTACTTTATGTTATGTGCGGAATAATGGCAAAACATTAATGATCCACCGGGTAAAAAAGGAGAATGATTACCACCAGGGAAAATGGAATGGTTTGGGTGGAAAATTTGAAAATGGTGAATCACCGGAGGATTGTGTAATAAGGGAAATTAAAGAAGAAGCGGGGTTGGATATTCAATCTCCGTATCTTCACGGCTTTCTAACTTTCCCAATGTTTGATGGTATAGACGACTGGTATGTTTTTGTTTATACAGCAGACAAGTTTGAAGGGGAGTTGATAGATTCCAACGAGGGAAATCTTGCCTGGATACCAAATGATGAGCTTACAAAACTAAATCTCTGGGATGGCGATCAAATATTTCTTCCCTGGCTTTTCCAGGATAAATTCTTCAGCGCTAAGTTTAATTATGAAAATGGAAAGATGAAAGATTATAGCGTTACATTCCATTAA
- the rfaD gene encoding ADP-glyceromanno-heptose 6-epimerase — protein MIVVTGGAGFIGSAIVWRLNQLGEDKIIIVDELGTSEKWKNLVGLKFNDFLHKEEFLKRVTEDTLTYGIKSIIHMGACSSTTEKDADFLMNNNFKYTLQLAKYCLAKDIRFIYASSAATYGDGSLGYNDDENKLHDLRPLNMYGFSKHLFDIWAKKEKTLNKIVGLKFFNVYGPNEYHKEDMRSVVHKAFGQVKETGKVKLFKSYLKNYKDGEQLRDFIYVNDAVDMTLFFLENKDKNGIYNIGTGKARTWNDLVAILFKSMNKQINIEYIDMPETLKQKYQYFTQANLKKLFDAGYDKPITSLEDGIYDYVKNYLVQEKYLGS, from the coding sequence ATGATAGTAGTAACAGGCGGTGCAGGATTTATTGGCAGTGCGATTGTTTGGCGGCTGAATCAGCTTGGTGAAGATAAAATTATAATTGTTGATGAGCTTGGAACAAGTGAGAAATGGAAAAACCTTGTTGGATTAAAGTTCAATGACTTCCTTCATAAAGAAGAATTTTTAAAAAGAGTAACTGAAGATACTCTTACGTATGGTATCAAATCGATTATCCATATGGGTGCTTGCTCTTCTACAACAGAGAAGGATGCTGATTTTCTGATGAATAATAATTTCAAGTATACACTTCAATTAGCAAAATATTGTCTGGCAAAGGATATCAGATTTATTTATGCCTCCTCCGCGGCAACTTATGGCGATGGTTCGCTTGGTTATAATGATGATGAAAACAAGCTGCACGATTTAAGACCACTTAACATGTATGGCTTTTCTAAACATTTATTTGATATTTGGGCAAAGAAAGAAAAGACTTTAAATAAAATTGTGGGATTGAAATTCTTTAACGTCTACGGTCCGAACGAATACCACAAAGAAGATATGCGAAGTGTTGTTCATAAAGCATTTGGGCAGGTAAAGGAAACCGGCAAAGTAAAGCTTTTCAAATCATATCTAAAAAATTATAAGGATGGCGAACAGTTGCGGGATTTTATTTATGTAAATGATGCGGTTGATATGACTTTATTCTTTCTGGAGAATAAGGATAAGAATGGAATATATAACATTGGTACCGGAAAAGCGCGTACCTGGAATGATTTGGTTGCAATTCTATTTAAGTCGATGAATAAGCAAATCAACATTGAGTATATTGATATGCCGGAAACACTAAAGCAAAAGTACCAGTATTTCACTCAAGCCAATCTGAAAAAACTTTTTGATGCCGGTTACGATAAACCAATTACTTCTCTTGAAGATGGAATTTACGATTACGTTAAGAACTATCTGGTGCAGGAAAAGTATTTGGGAAGTTAA